A stretch of Colletotrichum lupini chromosome 2, complete sequence DNA encodes these proteins:
- a CDS encoding ARD/ARD' family protein, which produces MRAYWYDGLDGDQRLAHDSGKEVTVEDLKKLGVFYHQIPNLDGVNQLASDRGYRNRDEIVVSPEKMGEIYEEKVKSFFHEHLHEDEEIRYVRDGQGFFDVRSADDAWVRIRVEKDDLIILPPGIYHRFTTDESNYIKAMRLFKDEPKWTPLNRTKDLDVNPHRKEYVEQYLQNGVSA; this is translated from the exons ATGAGGGCTTATTGGTATGACGGCCTTGAT GGTGACCAGCGCCTGGCACATGACTCTGGCAAGGAGGTTACCGTCGAAGATCTGAAGAAGCTTGGTGTCTTTTACCACCAAATCCCTAATCTGGATGGTGTCAACCAGCTGGCTTCGGACCGCGGCTATAGGAACCGAGACGAGATTGTTGTGTCGCCAGAGAAGATGGGCGAGATCTATGAGGAAAAGGTCAAATCTTTCTTCCACGAGCACTTGCACGAGGATGAGGAAATTCGTTATGTTCGTGACGGTCAAGGTTTCTTTGACGTCAGAAGCGCCGATGACGCTTGGGTTCGTATCCGTGTTGAGAAG GACGACTTAATTATCCTGCCTCCTGGCATCTACCACCGCTTCACAACCGACGAGTCTAAC TACATCAAGGCAATGAGGCTCTTCAAGGATGAGCCCAAGTGGACCCCTTTGAACAGGACGAAGGACCTTGATGTGAACCCGCACAGGAAAGAATATGTTGAGCAATACCTTCAGAACGGCGTGTCAGCATGA
- a CDS encoding UDP-galactose transporter, whose product MTDKKNEDYELRSSESFGEKDGFLARPPPRPRPTLGSPISKIDNSPGAAILAYCFSSISMTVVNKYVVSGQFWNLNFLYLAVQSIVCILTIIVCKNLGMITNLAPFDTDKAKKWFPIALLLVGMIYTGTKALQFLSVPVYTIFKNLTIIVIAYGEVLWFGGSVSPLALLSFGLMVLSSVVAAWADVQHALGGGSQSAEASAAVSTLNAGYAWMGMNVCCTAAYVLGMRKVIKKMNFKDWDTMFYNNLLTIPVLIVCTFLAEDWSSANIEKNFPVESRNSLFVGMIYSGLCAIFISYCSAWCIRVTSSTTYSVVGALNKLPIAISGLVFFDAPVTFGSVSAIVVGFVSGIVYARAGVMAEGTIACELGQVRLRSALEISIDKKTCAAMHASAFEVWAEERNKEKHEMTRYEKAC is encoded by the exons ATGACGGACAAGAAGAACGAGGATTACGAGCTCCGCTCCTCCGAGTCATTTGGAGAGAAGGATGGCTTTCTGGCTCGGCCTCCCCCAAGGCCGCGTCCTACTCTTGGATCGCCAATCAGCAAGATTGACAACAGTCCCGGCGCTGCCATTCTCGCCTACTGCTTCTCTTCCATCAGCATGACCGTCGTCAACAAATACGTCGTTTCAGGCCAGTTCTGGAACCTCAACTTTCTTTACCTTGCTGTCCAG TCCATCGTGTGCATCCTTACCATTATCGTGTGCAAGAACCTCGGAATGATTACGAACCTGGCGCCATTCGACACTGACAAGGCAAAGAAAT GGTTCCCTATCGCACTCCTCCTGGTTGGCATGATTTACACGGGCACCAAGGCCTTGCAATTTCTCTCTGTGCCGGTATACACCATCTTCAAGAACTTAAccatcatcgtcatcgcGTACGGCGAGGTTTTGTGGTTCGGCGGCAGTGTCAGCCCTCTTGCCCTTCTCTCGTTTGGCCTGATGGTCCTCAGCTCCGTTGTTGCCGCCTGGGCTGATGTCCAGCATGCTCTTGGAGGTGGATCGCAGTCTGCCGAAGCCTCTGCCGCCGTTTCGACCTTGAACGCTGGGTACGCGTGGATGGGCATGAACGTTTGCTGCACTGCGGCCTATGTGCTGGGCATGCGCAAAGTTATCAAGAAGATGAACTTCAAGGACTGGGACA CCATGTTCTACAACAACCTTTTGACGATTCCCGTCCTCATCGTTTGCACATTCCTTGCCGAGGACTGGTCTTCGGCAAACATCGAGAAGAACTTCCCCGTCGAGTCGCGCAACAGCCTGTTTGTCGGCATGATCTATTCGGGACTCTGCGCCATCTTCATCTCCTACTGCTCTGCATGGTGCATTCGTGTCACCTCGTCAACGACATACTCTGTGGTTGGCGCACTCAACAAGCTTCCCATTGCCATCAGTGGTCTGGTCTTTTTCGACGCCCCTGTCACATTTGGCAGTGTGTCGGCTATTGTTGTTGGCTTCGTCAGCGGTATTGTCTACGC CCGTGCAGGAGTGATGGCCGAGGGCACAATAGCATGTGAACTCGGCCAGGTTCGGCTTCGCTCTGCTCTTGAGATCAGCATAGACAAGAAAACCTGTGCCGCGATGCATGCTTCAGCCTTTGAGGTGTGGGCGGAAGAGCGGAACAAGGAGAAGCACGAGATGACAAGATACGAAAAGGCGTGTTAG
- a CDS encoding FUN14 family protein — MSGLLSARFAGRRLAWPVGAGFCVTYSLVYRQTPGNFGSHLTSTAASPNRAQDRRSFGSLNPESMRQLSRGSIYGFGVGLLVGFLSHTLALLTGLAMFTIYLAHRYGLDLPQLLGLKKHLNKAILTKPFHNAVFRLSFAATFTLAAFVRF, encoded by the exons ATGAGCGGCCTCCTTTCAGCAAGATTCGCCGGTCGGCGCCTGGCTTGGCCGGTCGGCGCTGGCTTTTGCGTCACCTACTCACTTGTCTACCGACAAACGCCTGGGAACTTTGGCTCTCATCTCACCTCAACCGCGGCATCGCCCAATCGCGCGCAAGATCGCCGTTCATTTGGGAGCTTGAATCCAGAATCGATGAGACAGCTTTCGCGCGGTAGCATCTATG GATTTGGAGTTGGACTTCTCGTCGGCTTTCTATCTCACACTCTGGCTCTCCTTACCGGCCTAGCCATGTTCACCATTTAC CTTGCGCATCGATATGGCTTGGACTTGCCCCAGCTTCTCGGCTTGAAGAAACATCTAAACAAGGCCATTCTGACAAAGCCTTTCCACAATGCTGTTTTCCGGCTATCTTTCGCAGCTACCTTTACTCTCGCCGCCTTTGTCCGCTTTTAG
- a CDS encoding Der1-like family protein yields the protein MDQMMGDGGRFPLETWFWEMPICTRWWTTATVLTSALVQCQMVTPFQLFYSFRAVFAKSQYWRLLTTFLYFGPFSLDLLFHVYFLQRYARLLEESSGRSPAHFSWLLVYSMASLLLLSPMVSMPFLGHPLSSTLVYIWSRRNPDTRLSFLGLLVFTAPYLPWVLMAFSLILHGSIPKDEIMGVVIGHIWYFFTDVYPPLHNGSRPFDPPSWWRRLFERRQVEETADGINNEIAIAGGPELAADVR from the exons ATGGACCAGATGATGGGTGACGGGGGCCGATTCCCCCTTGAGACGTGGTTCTGGGAAATGCCCATTTGCACCAGATGGTGGACGACTGCTACCGTTCTGACTAGCGCTCTCGTACAATGTCAAATGGTCACTCCCTTTCAGTTGTTTTACAGCTTTCGCGCTGTCTTCGCCAAATCCCAG TACTGGCGTCTTCTTACTACGTTCCTCTACTTCGGCCCATTCTCGCTCGATCTGCTATTCCATGTCTACTTCCTTCAGCGCTACGCGCGGTTACTCGAAGAGTCCTCTGGCCGCTCCCCAGCACACTTTTCCTGGTTGCTCGTTTATTCCATGGCGAGTCTTCTTCTCTTGTCGCCAATGGTCTCGATGCCGTTCTTGGGCCACCCACTCTCTTCAACTCTCGTTTATATTTGGTCGCGGCGTAACCCGGATACGAGATTGAGCTTTCTTGGACTGCTGGTCTTCACAGCCCCCTACCTACCGTGGGTTCTGATGGCCTTCAGTCTTATCCTCCATGGCTCTATTCCCAAGGATGAAATTATGGGCGTGGTGATCGGTCACATCTGGTACTTCTTTACTGATGTATACCCGCCTTTGCACAATGGGTCGCGTCCATTCGACCCTCCAAGCTGGTGGAGGAGGCTGTTTGAGAGACGTCAGGTGGAGGAAACAGCTGATGGCATCAACAATGAGATTGCCATTGCCGGAGGGCCAGAGCTTGCTGCTGACGTTCGATGA
- a CDS encoding MBOAT family protein: protein MLPFIHKPFELLASRIGASPDELKLVFSFLISYPLAGLLKRVPDSRPDLKNLFIISTSTFYLVGLFDLWDGVRTLAIASAGIYSIAKYMRTSPFMPWVGFTFLMGHMSISHIARQVANSPSSVDITGAQMVLLMKLSGFCWNVADGQLPDDQVSEYQKERRLIELPSMMDYAGYVLFFPSLFAGPAFDYTDYRKWIDTTMFDLPAQVDPSKKPPVRKKRKIPRSGTPATLKAASGLGWIALFMILSGYYPITYLTSPSYMDHGFFHRVWILHMVGFTARLKYYGVWCLTEGACILAGLGYNGVDPVTGKVSWNRLQNINPWGVETAQNTRAYLGNWNINTNNWLRNYVYLRVTPIGKKPGFRASLLTFSTSALWHGFYPGYYMSFILASFIQTVAKNYRRYFRAFFLDAASGAPTSNKVYYDVLSLFVTQIGMSFVVTPFLVLEFSGSVQVWARVYFYTIVGTALSMAFFASPAKQILRKQLEARQGKGGAKLTRTLSQDSLTGREPVLGVSADPQREIDEAMEEIKAEVEARQRSKAT, encoded by the exons ATGTTGCCCTTCATTCATAAGC CTTTCGAGCTTCTTGCTTCTCGCATCGGCGCATCTCCAGACGAAC TCAAGCTCGTCTTTTCGTTCCTCATATCATATCCGTTAGCCGGCTTGCTCAAACGAGTTCCCGACTCCAGGCCTGACCTCAAAAACCTCTTCATAATAAG CACCTCTACTTTCTATCTGGTCGGGCTTTTCGATTTGTGGGATGGAGTACGCACCCTTGCTATCGCCTCTGCCGGCATCTACAGCATTGCGAAGTATATGCGTACCAGCCCATTCATGCCATGGGTCGGCTTCACATTTCTCATGGGCCACATGTCCATAAGTCACATCGCTCGTCAGGTGGCCAATAGCCCGTCTTCCGTCGATATCACTGGCGCTCAGATGGTGCTTTTGATGAAGCTTAGCGGTTTCTGCTGGAACGTCGCGGACGGTCAGCTCCCGGACGACCAGGTATCCGAGTACCAGAAAGAGAGAAGACTGATCGAGCTACCCAGTATGATGGACTATGCTGGATACGTACTCTTCTTTCCTTCGCTCTTCGCCGGACCTGCTTTTGACTACACCGACTATCGCAAATGGATAGACACTACAATGTTTGACCTTCCGGCCCAAGTCGACCCCTCAAAGAAGCCTCCTGtcaggaagaagaggaagatcCCTCGCAGTGGGACACCTGCTACTTTGAAAGCGGCCAGTGGTCTGGGGTGGATTGCACTTTTCATGATTCTCTCTGGTTACTACCCAATCACCTACTTAACGAGTCCTTCGTATATGGATCATGGGTTCTTCCACAGGGTATGGATTCTTCACATGGTCGGATTTACCGCTCGTTTGAAATACTACGGAGTTTGGTGCCTGACCGAGGGCGCTTGTATTTTGGCCGGCCTGGGCTATAACGGTGTTGATCCTGTCACCGGTAAAGTATCATGGAACAGGTTACAAAACATCAACCCCTGGGGCGTCGAGACAGCCCAGAACACGCGCGCCTACCTTGGCAACTGGAACATCAACACCAATAATTGGTTGAGGAACTACGTATACCTTCGGGTTACGCCTATTGGGAAAAAGCCAGGATTCCGTGCCAGCCTTCTCACATTCAGTACTAGTGCCCTCTGGCACGGCTTTTATCCTGGCTATTACATGAGCTTCATCCTAGCCAGCTTCATTCAAACTGTAGCCAAGA ACTATCGCCGCTACTTTCGCGCTTTTTTCCTCGACGCGGCCAGTGGTGCGCCTACTTCCAACAAGGTCTACTACGACGTCCTCTCGCTTTTCGTTACTCAAATCGGCATGTCCTTCGTTGTCACTCCATTCCTTGTTCTAGAGTTCTCCGGCTCGGTCCAGGTCTGGGCTCGTGTTTACTTCTATACCATTGTCGGCACTGCGCTTTCCATGGCCTTCTTTGCCTCTCCGGCAAAACAAATCCTTCGCAAGCAACTCGAGGCACGTCAAGGCAAAGGCGGTGCCAAGCTGACCCGTACCTTGAGCCAAGACAGTCTTACAGGCCGGGAACCAGTCTTGGGCGTGTCGGCGGACCCTCAGCGAGAGATCGACGAGGCCATGGAGGAAATCAAAGCCGAAGTGGAAGCCAGACAGAGAAGCAAAGCTACTTGA
- a CDS encoding metallopeptidase family M24: MLRTSLRPALCLVCRTSYRFPTSSVSVWPPPAASSAGFHISSPGLGHRALHQIPALDMERIDTTSRLSRLRELMKERKVDVYVIPSEDSHASEYIAGCDARREFISGFSGSAGCAVVTLDKAALATDGRYFNQASKQLDQNWLLLKQGLQDVPTWQEWSAEQSTGGKVVGVDAKLITGSVAKKLAEKVKRSGGSDLLPLDDNLVDLVWAANRPARPKNPVKVLPERFNGKDVKSKLKDLRQELEKKNSPAFVVSMLDEVAWLFNLRGDDIPYNPVFFSYAIITPDSATLYVDDTKLGKETQDYLAENDVAVKPYEAIFDAIDALRSEVKSTESATGTTSQRFMISNKASWALKRSLGGDGQVDEVRSPIGDSKAVKNKNEMAGMRACHIRDGAALIEYFAWLEDQLVAKKVKLDEVEAGDKLEQLRAKQKDYVGLSFDTISSTGANAAVIHYKPERGACSTIDPNAIYLCDSGAQYLDGTTDTTRTLHFGQPTEAEKLAYTLVLKGNIALDTAIFPKGTTGFALDCLARQHLWREGLDYRHGTGHGVGSYLNVHEGPIGIGTRVQFAEVALAPGNVVSIEPGFYEDGSYGIRIENVAMVTEVKTKHSFGDKPYLGFEHVTMVPYCQNLIDPSLLTVEEKAWLNKHNAEIFQKTKDYFQNDPLTLAWLTRETQPF; this comes from the exons ATGCTCAGGACCAGTCTTCGCCCTGCCCTTTGTCTTGTCTGCCGAACCAGCTATCGATTCCCTACAAGCAGCGTCAGCGTCTGGCCCCCGCCCGCTGCATCATCCGCCGGCTTTCATATATCTTCTCCTGGCCTTGGCCATCGAGCATTACACCAAATCCCAGCCCTAGATATGGAGCGAATCGACACAACCAGCCGCCTCTCAAGGCTCAGAGAGCTGATGAAGGAGCgcaaggtcgacgtttacg TCATCCCCTCTGAAGACTCCCATGCCTCCGAATACATCGCTGGCTGCGATGCTCGCCGGGAATTTATCTCTGGTTTCAGTGGCTCTGCCGGCTGCGCTGTCGTAACCTTGGACAAGGCTGCGCTGGCTACCGACGGAAGATACTTCAACCAAGCTTCGAAGCAGCTTGATCAAAACTGGTTGCTCCTGAAACAAGGTCTCCAAGATGTTCCTACATGGCAAGAATGGTCTGCTGAACAGTCTACTGGTGGCAAGGTTGTCGGTGTTGACGCCAAACTCATCACAGGCTCCGTAGCCAAGAAACTCGCTGAAAAGGTCAAGAGATCTGGCGGTAGTGATCTGCTGCCTTTGGATGACAACTTGGTGGATCTTGTGTGGGCTGCTAATCGCCCGGCTCGCCCCAAGAACCCCGTCAAAGTGCTGCCCGAGAGGTTCAATGGCAAGGACGTCAAGAGCAAGCTCAAGGACTTACGCCAAGAGCTGGAAAAGAAGAACTCACCTGCCTTTGTTGTGTCAATGCTCGACGAGGTTGCCTGGCTCTTCAATCTCCGCGGCGACGACATTCCCTACAACCCCGTCTTCTTCTCATATGCAATCATTACTCCCGATTCAGCAACCCTTTATGTTGACGATACTAAGCTTGGAAAAGAGACTCAGGATTATCTTGCGGAGAATGACGTCGCTGTCAAGCCTTACGAAGCCATCTTCGATGCAATTGACGCTTTACGATCCGAGGTTAAATCGACCGAGTCAGCAACTGGAACTACATCTCAGAGGTTCATGATCTCCAACAAGGCATCTTGGGCATTGAAGCGCTCCCTGGGCGGAGACGGTCAAGTTGACGAGGTAAGAAGTCCTATCGGGGACTCTAAGGCTGTCAAGAATAAGAACGAGATGGCTGGTATGAGGGCTTGTCACATTCGTGATGGCGCTGCTTTGATCGAGTACTTTGCTTGGCTGGAAGACCAGCTTGTGGCCAAGAAAGTGAAGTTGGACGAAGTTGAGGCAGGCGACAAACTCGAACAACTGCGTGCAAAGCAGAAAGATTACGTTGGCTTGTCATTTGACACCATTTCATCGACCGGTGCGAA CGCCGCTGTGATTCACTATAAGCCGGAGCGAGGGGCATGCAGCACCATTGACCCCAATGCCATTTACCTGTGCGACTCTGGTGCGCAGTACCTTGACGGAACTACCGACACAACAAGGACTTTGCACTTCGGACAACCTACGGAAGCGGAGAAGCTCGCCTATACCTTGGTGCTTAAGGGGAACATTGCGCTGGACACTGCGATATTTCCCAAGGGCACAACTGGCTTTGCGCTTGACTGCTTGGCTCGCCAGCACCTATGG AGAGAGGGCCTCGACTACCGTCATGGAACTGGTCATGGTGTTGGGTCGTACCTCAACGTACATGAGGGCCCTATCGGTATCGGCACCAGAGTCCAGTTTGCCGAAGTCGCTCTTGCACCAGGCAACGTAGTGTCTATCGAGCCAGGATTCTACGAGGACGGGTCATATGGCATTCGGATCGAGAATGTCGCAATGGTAACCGAAGTCAAGACAAAGCATTCTTTTGGCGACAAGCCCTACTTGGGCTTCGAGCACGTCACTATGGTCCCATACTGCCAAAATTTGATTGACCCCAGTCTCTTGACAGTGGAAGAGAAAGCGTGGCTAAACAAGCACAATGCGGAAATCTTCCAGAAAACGAAGGATTATTTCCAGAACGACCCCTTGACCCTAGCGTGGCTGACACGGGAGACGCAACCTTTCTGA
- a CDS encoding histone H3-like centromeric protein cse-4 yields MERDRISLTVPTHTDSPAQQVVQYAQNKDPPSRPLQNRLRKTLFIAMPPKKRQSDVVRRKSRQSDVQPGDPIPNRGKRRYRPGTVALREIRRYQNGTDLLLRRLPFSRLVREIAESVRPRGEAMRWQSQAIQALQEAAEAFLVHLFEDTNLCAIHAKRVTIMQKDIQLARRIRGVWGGLG; encoded by the exons ATGGAAAGGGACCGCATCAGCCTCACAGTGCCGACTCACACAGACAGCCCTGCACAGCAAGTGGTGCAGTACGC TCAAAATAAGGATCCCCCGAGCAGACCTCTGCAAAACAGACTTCGGAAAACGCTATTCATCGCCATGCCTCCGAAGAAGAGACAGTCGGACGTTGTGCGTCGCAAATCGCGACAGAGCGATGTCCAAC CTGGCGATCCGATCCCCAATCGAGGCAAGCGACGCTACAGACCAGGGACGGTTGCTCTTAGGGAGATTCGGAGATACCAAAATGGCACCGACCTTCTGCTGCGACGTCTTCCCTTCTCACGTCTA GTTCGCGAAATTGCCGAGTCGGTAAGGCCTCGAGGCGAAGCTATGCGATGGCAGTCACAAGCAATACAAGCACTGCAAGAAGCTGCCGAGGCTTTCTTGGTTCACCTTTTCGAAGATACAAATCTCTGTGCAATCCATGCTAAGAGGGTGACCATCATGCAAAAGGATATCCAGCTTGCAAGGCGCATTCGCGGCGTATGGGGTGGCCTCGGCTGA
- a CDS encoding short-chain dehydrogenase, which yields MPTVNGRSPVRTITALLEPVDSGEWEWLIQHYLPTYLGGHEEATREPSDIHPVAEDQGDMGKWGTDIPVLIYRNHRVHPAISTGHLAAFNNHTLIGLGIIGAGKSGCTEQAEISHSIYVSSPYLVLLYIDLMARISSLPKATGILPLLPYRLPRGRELISRATENSATPADGPSRVKLQLPASCDPPQLDGERKQLVWVVFGGTGHMGRSLVKSALSKGDLVTSVGRVFETTPEEMVAQQDNENCLGMLCDVRARDSVARVIERTLERFQRFDVVANCSGYGVIGACEDQDEHEIRNQFETNFMGTLNIIQASLPYFRQQNGGRYLIFSSTSGALGVPGLGPYCATKYAVEGLIEAMLYETDSFNVKATLVEPGFVRRDEPDTLATPLPTWGHFLIKPASDAYAQATSPALHAKRMVQWLGDRQPTSAVKCAELVWQLAHCSYPPLRLLLGSYAIESIRDRLRSVTEELEDWKHLNFPAPPDEGEGKEAQADQDESMADSGQDAPGQVTA from the exons ATGCCAACGGTGAACGGCCGCTCACCCGTAAGAACAATCACTGCTCTGCTGGAACCAGTAGACAGCGGAGAATGGGAGTGGCTCATCCAGCACTACCTTCCTACCTACCTTGGCGGTCATGAGGAGGCGACGCGAGAACCATCCGACATCCATCCCGTGGCTGAGGATC AAGGGGATATGGGGAAGTGGGGTACGGATATACCAGTTCTCATCTACCGAAATCACCGGGTTCATCCAGCAATCAGCACTGGTCACCTTGCGGCCTTCAACAACCACACCCTCATCGGTCTCGGTATCATTGGAGCAGGCAAAA GTGGATGCACTGAGCAAGCTGAAATCTCGCATTCGATTTACGTTTCTTCTCCATACCTCGTCTTGCTCTATATTGATTTAATGGCTCGGATATCTTCACTTCCTAAAGCCACCGGCATTTTACC ACTGCTTCCATACCGACTGCCAAGAGGCCGCGAGCTTATCAGCAGAGCTAC CGAGAACAGCGCGACTCCCGCGGATGGACCGTCAAGAGTGAAGCTTCAACTCCCAGCTAGCTGTGATCCACCACAACTTgacggcgagaggaagcAGTTGGTCTGGGTT GTATTTGGTGGAACCGGCCACATGGGTAGATCTCTTGTCAAGTCCGCCTTGTCCAAAGGAGATCTCGTCACTTCCGTGGGCCGTGTGTTCGAGACGACACCGGAGGAAATGGTAGCACAGCAGGACAATGAAAATTGCTTGGGGATGCTGTGTGACGTTCGAGCGAGAGACTCGGTAGCGCGGGTCATTGAACGGACCTTGGAGCGGTTCCAGCGATTTGACGTCGTAGCCAACTGTTCTGGCTATGGCGTAATTGGAGCATGTGAGGACCAGGATGAGCACGAAATCCGCAATCAGTTCGAGACGAACTTCATGGGCACTTTAAACATTATCCAAGCCAGCCTACCTTACTTTCGCCAACAGAACGGCGGCCGCTACCTGATTTTCAGCTCGACGTCAGGAGCTCTGGGTGTTCCAGGCCTCGGCCCCTATTGTGCTACCAAATACGCCGTCGAGGGACTCATAGAAGCTATGCTTTACGAGACAGACTCATTCAACGTCAAGGCAACACTCGTAGAGCCGGGGTTCGTCAGAAGGGACGAGCCAGATACCCTTGCAACACCGTTACCAACCTGGGGTCATTTCCTCATCAAACCTGCGAGCGATGCCTACGCACAGGCAACATCACCAGCGTTGCATGCCAAAAGAATGGTTCAGTGGCTCGGTGACCGGCAGCCGACAAGCGCCGTCAAGTGTGCGGAGCTCGTCTGGCAACTAGCTCATTGCTCGTATCCCCCGCTGCGGCTCCTTCTGGGGAGCTATGCAATAGAGAGTATTCGTGATAGGCTGCGGTCCGTCACCGAAGAATTGGAGGATTGGAAACATCTAAATTTCCCCGCTCCGCCTGATGAAGGGGAGGGAAAGGAGGCGCAAGCAGATCAAGATGAAAGCATGGCCGACTCTGGGCAGGATGCGCCTGGCCAGGTAACTGCGTAG
- a CDS encoding dephospho-CoA kinase, with amino-acid sequence MLFIGLTGSIATGKSTVSSILSKPPYSIPLIDADVLARKVVEPGSKGYAAIVKHFLPTTPDLLVPVSETMPEAGPDGKGRPLNRPALGKRVFGDTEELKKDRAVLNGIVHPAVRSEMYKAILRAYVTGHWAVLLDVPLLFESSLDRLCGTVFVVAVKDPEVQMQRLMARDPHLSREDAENRVLSQTDVRLKARRCGARGEGKGVVLWNDGSKEDLKRDIGEAIRHVQASSPVWWSWLLLACPPAAAALGAWRFWQNVRINKAWSEQERIEKAKL; translated from the coding sequence ATGCTCTTCATCGGTCTTACGGGCTCCATTGCAACGGGCAAGTCAACCGTTTCCTCCATCCTCTCCAAGCCCCCTTACTCCATTCCCCTCATCGATGCCGATGTCCTCGCGAGGAAAGTCGTTGAACCCGGATCAAAGGGATATGCCGCCATCGTGAAGCATTTCCTCCCCACAACCCCGGACCTCCTCGTCCCGGTCTCAGAGACCATGCCCGAGGCCGGGCCCGACGGCAAAGGTCGACCACTCAACCGACCCGCCCTCGGCAAGCGCGTCTTTGGCGACACGGAAGAGCTCAAAAAGGACCGTGCCGTACTCAACGGCATTGTTCACCCCGCCGTTCGCTCTGAGATGTACAAGGCCATTCTCCGTGCCTATGTCACCGGTCACTGGGCTGTTCTCCTCGACGTTCCCCTGTTATTCGAAAGCAGCCTCGACCGCCTCTGCGGCACCGTTTTTGTCGTTGCTGTCAAGGACCCCGAGGTACAGATGCAGCGTCTCATGGCCCGCGATCCTCATCTCAGCCGCGAAGACGCCGAGAACCGCGTGCTCAGCCAGACGGATGTGAGGCTCAAGGCACGGAGATGTGGAGCCAGAGGTGAGGGCAAGGGCGTCGTACTATGGAATGATGGCTCCAAGGAAGACTTGAAGAGAGACATCGGCGAGGCTATCCGTCACGTTCAGGCCTCCAGCCCAGTATGGTGGAGTTGGCTGCTTCTGGCGTGTCCACCAGCAGCGGCAGCCCTTGGGGCCTGGCGGTTTTGGCAAAATGTTCGCATCAATAAGGCATGGTCGGAGCAGGAAAGAATTGAGAAGGCAAAGTTGTAG